One Falsarthrobacter nasiphocae DNA segment encodes these proteins:
- a CDS encoding sigma-70 family RNA polymerase sigma factor — MPQNKTTAAETAAAAAPRESDDVRATETESERRARFERDALVYVDQLYSAALRMTRHPSDAEDLVQEAFAKAYSAFHQYRPGTNLKAWLYRILTNTYINLYRKKQREPYQTSGDELQDWQIAAAAEHTATGLKSAETEALDRLPASNVKDALASLSEDFRMAVYFVDVEGYSYKEAADILDVPIGTVMSRLHRGRKLLRAALVDYAAEQGISKAKA, encoded by the coding sequence ATGCCCCAGAACAAGACCACCGCTGCGGAGACTGCTGCCGCCGCCGCTCCGCGTGAGTCCGACGACGTCCGTGCCACCGAGACCGAGTCTGAGCGTCGAGCACGCTTCGAGCGAGATGCGCTCGTCTACGTGGACCAGCTGTACTCGGCTGCGCTCCGCATGACGCGCCACCCGTCCGACGCCGAGGACCTCGTCCAGGAGGCCTTCGCCAAGGCGTACTCGGCCTTCCACCAGTACAGGCCCGGGACCAACCTCAAGGCCTGGCTCTACCGGATCCTGACCAACACGTACATCAACCTGTACCGCAAGAAGCAGCGCGAGCCGTATCAGACCAGTGGCGACGAGCTGCAGGACTGGCAGATCGCCGCGGCGGCGGAGCACACGGCCACTGGCCTCAAATCCGCCGAGACCGAGGCGCTGGACCGGCTGCCGGCCAGCAACGTCAAGGATGCCCTCGCGAGCCTGAGCGAGGACTTCCGCATGGCCGTCTACTTCGTGGACGTCGAGGGCTACTCCTACAAGGAGGCAGCGGACATCCTCGACGTGCCCATCGGCACGGTCATGTCGCGCCTCCACCGAGGCCGCAAGCTCTTGCGCGCCGCCCTCGTGGACTACGCCGCCGAACAGGGCATCTCGAAGGCCAAAGCATGA
- the rsrA gene encoding mycothiol system anti-sigma-R factor: MTDCDKLGDCEDSRLQRIYEYLDGELSEEDLAAVKDHLDACPDCASQHDLECVIRAAVKRSCEEAAPTSLKDRIIASIDAAGDHSAH; the protein is encoded by the coding sequence ATGACCGATTGCGACAAACTCGGCGACTGCGAGGACTCCCGGCTCCAGCGCATCTACGAGTATCTCGACGGTGAGCTCAGCGAGGAAGACCTCGCGGCTGTCAAGGACCACCTGGACGCGTGCCCGGACTGTGCGTCCCAGCACGACCTCGAGTGCGTCATCCGCGCCGCCGTGAAGCGCTCGTGCGAGGAGGCCGCCCCGACGAGCCTCAAGGACCGAATCATCGCGAGCATAGATGCGGCGGGCGACCACTCAGCCCACTAG
- a CDS encoding 50S ribosomal protein bL37 — protein sequence MSKRARKRRDRKRGGANHGKRPNA from the coding sequence ATGTCGAAGCGTGCACGCAAGCGTCGCGATCGCAAGCGCGGCGGCGCAAACCACGGCAAGCGTCCCAACGCTTAG
- a CDS encoding GDSL-type esterase/lipase family protein — translation MEERTIRIVAVGDERLAGVGDPRALGWYGRVLARTSDEEVRVESFSLPAPGESVEALSLRWFEEAMRRFGQNTDNRLVVALNDRDVDLSQSTARSRLNLANILDSASQNGIRVFVVGPAPSVDDERNRVLSELNAAYADVTTRRSHAYVDAFNPLVDHENYRRDLAANGGQPGQTAYGLIAWLVLHRGWYQWLGLPQAD, via the coding sequence GTGGAAGAACGGACGATTCGCATCGTTGCAGTGGGCGACGAGCGCCTCGCCGGAGTCGGTGACCCCCGTGCCTTGGGATGGTACGGACGGGTGCTGGCCCGGACGAGCGACGAGGAGGTCCGTGTCGAGTCCTTCTCCCTCCCCGCGCCCGGGGAATCCGTGGAGGCGCTGTCTCTGCGGTGGTTCGAGGAGGCCATGCGCCGCTTCGGGCAGAACACGGACAACCGGCTCGTGGTCGCGCTCAACGACCGCGACGTCGACCTCTCCCAGTCCACGGCGCGCTCTCGTCTGAACCTGGCAAACATCCTCGACTCGGCGAGCCAGAACGGCATCCGCGTGTTCGTCGTCGGTCCCGCGCCGTCGGTTGACGACGAGCGCAACCGCGTCCTGAGCGAGCTCAACGCGGCCTACGCCGACGTGACCACGCGGCGGAGCCACGCCTACGTGGACGCCTTCAACCCCCTCGTGGACCACGAGAACTACCGGCGGGACCTCGCGGCCAACGGCGGTCAGCCGGGGCAGACGGCGTACGGCCTCATCGCCTGGCTCGTCCTGCACCGCGGCTGGTACCAGTGGCTTGGCCTCCCGCAGGCAGACTAG
- a CDS encoding multifunctional oxoglutarate decarboxylase/oxoglutarate dehydrogenase thiamine pyrophosphate-binding subunit/dihydrolipoyllysine-residue succinyltransferase subunit translates to MPTNEGHTLPDEFGGNEWLVDELYEKYVKDKNSVDKKWWSIFEARDESGSSSKPVAEKPAAAQPVAASSSASPQKLAEAKAHVADGPKAAEAQAGKGDAPADNPQSDVVANAPAVTPAEPTKASRPAEAPKPIPAQLPAKKASEEPTEEDKVTPLRGPAKAIATNMDASLTVPTATTVRAVPAKLLIDNRVVINNHLARARGGKISFTHILGYAIVKAVTQMPSMNVIYDVKDNKPVAIQPAHVNFGLAIDMPKPDGSRLLVVPNIKKAETLNFAEFWHAYDDLVKRARNGKLGADDYAGTTISLTNPGGIGTVHSVPRLSKGQAAIIGAGALEYPAEYQGASPKTLARLAISKVITLTSTYDHRVIQGAGSGEFLKIVHGLLLGEQGFYDEIFEALRIPYEPVRWSADIQVDPDDEINKVARIQQLIHAYRVRGHLMADVNPLEYVQRKHSDLDIKTHGLTLWDLDREWPTGGFGGKPKLLMRDILGVLRDAYCRTTGIEYMHLQDPEQRLWFQNELEHPYSKPSREEQLRILSKLNAAEAFETFLQTKFVGQKRFSLEGGESLIPLLDSLASQAADDGMDEVTIGMAHRGRLNVLTNIAGKNYAQVFREFEGRTDSNEGSGDVKYHLGSSGTYTSDSGNETKIYLAANPSHLEVVDPVLEGITRAKLDQLDPAENTFPVLPVLVHGDAAFAGQGVVMETLQLSQLKGYKTGGTVHVIVNNQIGFTTAPSSSRSSVYATDVAKTVQAPIFHVNGDDPEAVVRVAELAFRYRQRFNKDVVIDLICYRRRGHNEGDDPSMTQPLMYNLIEAKRSVRKLYTEALIGRGDISQDEAEQALRDYQERLERVFAETHAAQTDSMPVVQAGNTRNDDAVQDVKTAISADTLAAIGEAHVNYPEGFTVHAKLKQMLEKRAQMSKNGGIDWGFAEIAAFASLTMEGIRVRVAGQDSRRGTFVQRHAVIHDRANGNEWYPIEKITEDAAKFEIYDSLLSEYAALGFEFGYSVQAPDALVIWEAQFGDFVNGAQMIIDEYLSSSEQKWGMRSKVALLLPHGYEGQGPDHSSARIERFLQLAAENNLVIANPSTGANHFHLLRRHALSKQVKPLVVFTPKQLLRLKAAATDVDAFTEGSFQPVIPDAEAAASAVTKVLLVSGRLYYDLAAKRAKAGDDSVAIVRVEQLYPLPVEAIKAELAKYPNADVVWVQDEPRNQGPWPFMAINLAPELDRPLTVVSRPASASTAAGSMKRHTGEQDALLGELFEQS, encoded by the coding sequence ATTCCGTTGACAAGAAGTGGTGGTCCATCTTTGAGGCCCGCGACGAGTCGGGTTCGTCCTCCAAGCCCGTCGCCGAGAAGCCGGCGGCCGCACAGCCCGTGGCCGCGTCGTCGTCCGCTTCCCCCCAGAAGCTCGCAGAGGCCAAGGCGCACGTCGCTGACGGCCCCAAGGCCGCAGAGGCGCAGGCAGGCAAGGGAGACGCCCCGGCCGACAACCCGCAGTCTGACGTCGTGGCCAACGCCCCGGCCGTGACGCCCGCGGAGCCCACCAAGGCCTCGCGGCCCGCCGAGGCCCCCAAGCCCATCCCGGCCCAGCTGCCCGCTAAGAAGGCCAGCGAGGAGCCCACCGAAGAGGACAAGGTCACGCCTCTGCGCGGACCGGCCAAGGCGATCGCTACGAACATGGACGCCTCCCTCACGGTTCCCACGGCCACCACGGTGCGCGCTGTCCCCGCGAAGCTCCTCATCGACAACCGCGTGGTCATCAACAACCACCTCGCCCGCGCGCGCGGCGGCAAGATCTCCTTCACCCATATCCTCGGCTACGCGATCGTCAAGGCTGTGACGCAGATGCCGTCCATGAACGTCATCTACGACGTCAAGGACAACAAGCCCGTGGCCATCCAGCCCGCGCACGTCAACTTCGGCCTCGCCATCGACATGCCCAAGCCGGACGGCTCCCGCCTCCTCGTGGTGCCGAACATCAAGAAGGCGGAGACCCTCAACTTCGCCGAGTTCTGGCACGCGTACGACGACCTCGTCAAGCGCGCGCGCAACGGCAAGCTCGGCGCCGACGACTACGCGGGCACGACCATCTCCCTGACGAACCCCGGCGGAATCGGCACCGTCCACTCCGTGCCGCGCCTCTCGAAGGGCCAGGCCGCCATCATCGGCGCTGGCGCCCTCGAGTACCCGGCCGAGTACCAGGGCGCGTCCCCGAAGACGCTCGCCCGCCTCGCGATCTCCAAGGTCATCACCCTGACCTCGACCTACGACCACCGCGTCATCCAGGGCGCCGGCTCCGGCGAGTTCCTCAAGATCGTCCACGGCCTTCTGCTCGGCGAGCAGGGTTTCTACGACGAGATCTTCGAGGCCCTCCGCATCCCGTACGAGCCCGTGCGCTGGTCCGCCGACATCCAGGTTGACCCGGACGACGAGATCAACAAGGTCGCCCGCATCCAGCAGCTCATCCACGCCTACCGCGTGCGCGGCCACCTCATGGCAGACGTCAACCCGCTCGAGTACGTTCAGCGCAAGCACTCCGACCTCGACATCAAGACCCACGGCCTCACGCTGTGGGACCTCGACCGCGAGTGGCCCACGGGCGGCTTCGGCGGCAAGCCGAAGCTCCTCATGCGGGACATCCTCGGCGTGCTCCGCGACGCCTACTGCCGCACGACCGGCATCGAGTACATGCACCTCCAGGACCCCGAGCAGCGCCTCTGGTTCCAGAACGAGCTGGAGCACCCCTACTCCAAGCCGAGCCGCGAAGAGCAGCTGCGCATCCTCTCCAAGCTCAACGCTGCCGAGGCCTTCGAGACTTTCCTTCAGACGAAGTTCGTCGGCCAGAAGCGGTTCTCCCTCGAGGGCGGAGAGTCCCTCATCCCGCTGCTCGACTCGCTCGCCTCTCAGGCGGCCGACGACGGGATGGACGAGGTCACGATCGGCATGGCCCACCGCGGCCGCCTCAACGTCCTCACGAACATTGCGGGCAAGAACTACGCCCAGGTGTTCCGCGAGTTCGAGGGCCGCACGGACTCCAACGAGGGCTCCGGCGACGTCAAGTACCACCTCGGCTCCTCCGGCACCTACACCTCGGACTCGGGCAACGAGACGAAGATCTACCTCGCCGCGAACCCCTCGCACCTTGAGGTCGTGGACCCCGTTCTCGAGGGCATCACGCGCGCCAAGCTGGATCAGCTCGACCCGGCCGAGAACACCTTCCCGGTCCTGCCCGTCCTCGTCCACGGTGACGCGGCCTTCGCGGGCCAGGGCGTCGTCATGGAGACCCTGCAGCTCTCGCAGCTCAAGGGCTACAAGACGGGTGGCACGGTCCACGTCATCGTCAACAACCAGATCGGCTTCACCACGGCGCCGAGCAGCTCGCGCTCCTCGGTCTACGCGACGGACGTCGCCAAGACCGTCCAGGCGCCGATCTTCCACGTCAACGGCGACGACCCCGAGGCCGTTGTCCGCGTTGCCGAGCTCGCGTTCCGGTACCGCCAGCGGTTCAACAAGGATGTCGTCATCGACCTCATCTGCTACCGCCGCCGTGGTCACAACGAGGGAGACGACCCCTCGATGACGCAGCCGCTCATGTACAACCTCATCGAGGCCAAGCGCTCTGTCCGCAAGCTGTACACCGAGGCCCTCATCGGCCGCGGTGACATCTCCCAGGACGAGGCCGAGCAGGCTCTCCGGGACTACCAGGAACGCCTGGAGCGCGTCTTCGCGGAGACTCACGCCGCGCAGACGGACTCCATGCCCGTGGTGCAGGCCGGGAACACGCGCAACGACGATGCAGTCCAGGACGTCAAGACCGCCATCTCGGCGGACACCCTCGCCGCTATCGGCGAGGCCCACGTCAACTACCCCGAGGGCTTCACGGTCCACGCCAAGCTCAAGCAGATGCTCGAGAAGCGCGCGCAGATGAGCAAGAACGGCGGCATCGACTGGGGCTTCGCGGAGATCGCCGCGTTCGCCTCGCTGACGATGGAGGGCATCCGCGTCCGCGTGGCCGGTCAGGACTCCCGCCGTGGCACGTTCGTCCAGCGCCACGCAGTCATTCACGACCGCGCCAACGGCAACGAGTGGTACCCGATCGAGAAGATCACCGAGGACGCCGCGAAGTTCGAGATCTACGACTCGCTGCTCTCGGAGTACGCGGCGCTCGGCTTCGAGTTCGGCTACTCCGTCCAGGCTCCGGATGCGCTCGTCATCTGGGAGGCGCAGTTCGGCGACTTCGTCAACGGCGCCCAGATGATCATCGACGAATACCTCTCGTCATCGGAGCAGAAGTGGGGCATGCGCTCCAAGGTCGCTCTCCTCCTCCCCCACGGTTACGAGGGCCAGGGCCCGGACCACTCGTCCGCCCGCATCGAGCGCTTCCTTCAGCTCGCCGCGGAGAACAACCTGGTCATCGCCAACCCCTCGACGGGCGCGAACCACTTCCACCTCCTCCGCCGCCACGCCCTCAGCAAGCAGGTCAAGCCGCTCGTCGTCTTCACGCCGAAGCAGCTCCTGCGTCTGAAGGCTGCGGCGACGGATGTCGACGCGTTCACCGAGGGCAGCTTCCAGCCGGTCATCCCGGATGCTGAGGCCGCGGCGTCCGCCGTCACGAAGGTTCTCCTCGTCTCGGGCCGCCTGTACTACGACCTGGCCGCAAAGCGGGCCAAGGCGGGCGACGACTCGGTGGCGATCGTGCGAGTCGAGCAGCTCTACCCGCTGCCGGTCGAGGCCATCAAGGCTGAGCTCGCGAAGTACCCGAACGCAGACGTCGTGTGGGTCCAGGACGAGCCGCGCAACCAGGGACCGTGGCCGTTCATGGCCATCAACCTGGCGCCCGAGCTGGACCGCCCGCTCACGGTCGTCTCCCGTCCGGCGTCGGCCTCCACCGCCGCTGGTTCGATGAAGCGCCACACCGGAGAGCAGGACGCTCTCCTCGGGGAGCTCTTCGAGCAGTCCTAG